Proteins co-encoded in one Dyella japonica A8 genomic window:
- the bcsE gene encoding cellulose biosynthesis protein BcsE, whose translation MANLPPQPSESTDRAASRARLRLNQSLAIEGLPSSLSALATGCVYAVYASRSPARDALYWKTAANALLTPVTVLSTRSAADITYALRQQGVDIDQAGAVHPRSNVCSLRLSPNRDGCDVLMEALQSLSEQCAAPASQFLLEGVAACFAWHDRAALIRQGAALAGWCAQTRHTVLLVMLPPLVEESGDFRPLTDFQIQFAGAAQLVHEQGEFRWEVAFWRDNYGALSASESIPLRFSATDHRLVAMMDGDRENGEGIGMLAPDESVVMVSHDAVAHERAMPKSWQVLADNEALVMAASRTVAATVILHYGINESLATLAKQVNFLRRQCGKALKILIREDNVSIRYELLMLTLGANAILPRNMPMAQVEIAVDGVQGQLFSRPVPDDYRSALSAAMRDTTTGYVPPRRFIELVREAVERSRPIRLPNVLLRLPLEHDVAGIDALKACHIRRAGDLCTASGDSLYLFFFACHVDNASKAMERVFDIPLSDLFRGELRSGDRDTIFAALDELDDEIAELPPPDYTGLIEPVDPMAPEAAEPAIDAPGPHAADDDTAEDLSILGKPAAPPGEAARAPRTAHPASLPLKARG comes from the coding sequence GTGGCGAACCTTCCTCCACAACCTTCCGAATCGACCGACCGCGCCGCGTCGCGGGCGCGCCTGCGGCTGAACCAGTCGCTGGCCATCGAAGGGTTGCCCTCGTCGCTGTCGGCGCTGGCCACGGGGTGCGTCTATGCGGTGTACGCCAGCCGCTCGCCCGCGCGCGATGCGCTGTACTGGAAGACCGCCGCCAACGCCTTGCTCACGCCGGTGACGGTGCTCTCCACGCGTTCCGCCGCCGACATCACCTACGCCCTGCGCCAGCAAGGCGTGGATATCGACCAGGCAGGCGCGGTGCACCCACGCTCCAACGTCTGCTCGCTGCGCTTGTCGCCCAACCGCGACGGCTGCGACGTGCTGATGGAAGCGCTGCAATCGCTGTCCGAGCAATGCGCCGCCCCGGCCAGTCAGTTCCTGCTCGAAGGCGTGGCGGCGTGTTTCGCCTGGCATGACCGCGCCGCGCTGATCCGCCAGGGTGCCGCGCTTGCCGGCTGGTGTGCGCAGACGCGCCACACGGTGCTGCTGGTCATGCTGCCGCCTTTGGTCGAGGAAAGCGGCGACTTCCGTCCGCTCACCGACTTCCAGATCCAGTTCGCCGGGGCTGCGCAGCTGGTGCACGAGCAGGGCGAGTTCCGTTGGGAGGTTGCCTTCTGGCGCGACAACTACGGCGCCTTGTCGGCCAGCGAATCCATTCCGTTGCGCTTCTCCGCCACCGATCACCGGTTGGTCGCGATGATGGACGGTGATCGGGAAAACGGCGAAGGCATCGGCATGCTCGCGCCCGACGAGTCGGTGGTGATGGTGTCGCACGATGCCGTGGCCCACGAACGCGCGATGCCCAAGTCGTGGCAGGTGCTGGCCGACAACGAGGCGCTGGTGATGGCCGCGAGCCGCACCGTGGCCGCCACGGTGATCCTGCATTACGGCATCAACGAAAGCCTGGCGACGCTGGCCAAGCAGGTGAACTTCCTGCGCCGTCAGTGCGGCAAGGCACTGAAGATCCTCATCCGCGAAGACAACGTCAGCATCCGCTACGAACTGCTGATGCTCACGCTGGGCGCCAACGCCATCCTGCCGCGCAACATGCCGATGGCGCAGGTGGAGATTGCCGTGGATGGCGTGCAGGGGCAGTTGTTCTCGCGCCCGGTGCCGGACGATTACCGCAGCGCGCTCTCCGCCGCCATGCGCGATACCACCACGGGCTATGTGCCGCCCCGGCGTTTCATCGAACTGGTGCGCGAGGCGGTGGAGCGCAGCCGGCCGATCCGGCTGCCCAATGTGCTGCTGCGCCTGCCGCTGGAACATGACGTGGCGGGCATCGATGCGCTCAAGGCATGCCACATCCGCCGCGCCGGCGACCTGTGCACGGCCAGCGGCGACAGCCTTTACCTGTTCTTCTTCGCCTGCCACGTGGACAACGCCAGCAAGGCGATGGAGCGGGTGTTCGATATTCCCTTGTCCGACCTGTTCCGCGGCGAGCTGCGCAGCGGCGACCGCGATACGATCTTCGCCGCGCTCGACGAACTCGACGACGAGATCGCCGAGCTGCCGCCACCCGATTACACCGGACTGATCGAACCGGTGGACCCGATGGCGCCGGAAGCCGCCGAGCCGGCCATCGACGCGCCCGGACCACATGCGGCTGACGATGACACGGCAGAGGACCTGTCCATACTTGGCAAGCCTGCGGCCCCGCCGGGCGAGGCCGCCAGGGCACCGCGCACGGCGCACCCGGCGTCGCTGCCCCTGAAGGCGCGGGGGTGA
- the bcsQ gene encoding cellulose biosynthesis protein BcsQ: MKTIAIVSSVGGAGRTMLTASLAGLLMARKHPALAVECDPRNVLTFYCGWRTPARQGLVSHILGPADDWSDAALQTDDGVLWLPWGGARDDGRGPEGETSVAVAAALYRQPAWLRDLLTRIDLPGHGVALVDTPAWPSVHATQAMAAADLVLVVLPPTPLACATLPRLRSELKALGKQAVYVANAVSPASRLHTDILALLRDTLGAELSAYRVHADAGIPESLARNESFVQSSPHSQAAHDMQGLATWLSNWIRTASPSLASARGGNA; this comes from the coding sequence ATGAAGACCATCGCCATCGTTTCCTCCGTCGGCGGCGCGGGACGCACAATGCTCACCGCCTCACTGGCGGGCCTGCTGATGGCGCGCAAGCATCCCGCACTTGCGGTGGAGTGCGATCCGCGCAACGTGCTCACGTTCTATTGCGGCTGGCGCACGCCCGCACGGCAAGGACTGGTGTCGCACATCCTCGGGCCAGCCGACGACTGGAGTGACGCGGCCCTGCAGACCGACGACGGTGTGTTGTGGCTGCCGTGGGGCGGGGCGCGCGACGATGGGCGAGGGCCGGAGGGTGAGACTTCCGTCGCTGTCGCGGCGGCCCTGTACAGACAACCGGCCTGGTTGCGTGACCTGCTGACCCGCATCGACCTGCCGGGGCACGGCGTGGCCCTGGTCGATACACCGGCCTGGCCATCGGTGCATGCGACGCAAGCCATGGCCGCCGCCGACCTGGTGCTGGTGGTACTGCCACCCACGCCGCTGGCCTGCGCCACGCTGCCGCGCCTGCGCAGCGAACTGAAGGCGCTGGGCAAGCAGGCCGTCTATGTGGCCAATGCGGTATCGCCGGCATCGCGGCTGCACACCGACATCCTCGCGCTGCTGCGCGACACGCTGGGCGCGGAGCTATCGGCCTATCGCGTGCATGCGGATGCGGGCATTCCCGAATCGCTGGCGCGCAACGAGAGCTTCGTGCAGAGCTCGCCGCATTCGCAGGCGGCCCACGACATGCAGGGCCTTGCCACCTGGTTGTCGAACTGGATCCGTACCGCGTCGCCATCGCTCGCGTCCGCACGTGGAGGCAACGCATGA